The DNA segment TCCACAGGTGGGCGGTCTGAGCGGGCATGAGGTTGAGTTCGAGATATCCCAGCAACTCGTCGGACGCCTCCCGTTGAAAGAGCAAGGCGCACACGTCTGCATTCTGCCAGCCCAGAACTTTTGCCGCAGTCAGCGGCGGTGGAGTGCTCGGTGCCAGCCAGAATAATTCGGCGGCATCCCTGGCCCACCCCGCAACCACCGGCGCTGCTGACGGGTCGAAGTCCCGCAGGCAGTACAATCCGTTGCGCACGCGTATCGGCGTCGTGTACATGGCTGACCACGCAGTATAATCCATTCTGGTCCCGAATACGCACGCGT comes from the Phycisphaerae bacterium genome and includes:
- a CDS encoding GNAT family N-acetyltransferase, with product MEILRRWRNGKRYACVFGTRMDYTAWSAMYTTPIRVRNGLYCLRDFDPSAAPVVAGWARDAAELFWLAPSTPPPLTAAKVLGWQNADVCALLFQREASDELLGYLELNLMPAQTAHLWMGHCVIAPSHRGQGLGRMMVSMAMEHAFTHRKAESVSLIVFPDNVAAIECYKRVGFAAAGEQLKDFRTTGRTHRMLRMLISRQQYA